Part of the Olsenella profusa DSM 13989 genome, GTCATCGTCACGGCGAACAACATCTTCACGTTCTTTCTGGGTCTCGTGGTGGCCTACTGGCTGGCCAAGGACTATCCCACCATCGCCCGTGAGCTCTCTGTCATTGCGGGGCCAAGGCACGAGGGCGAGCTCTCCGTGATGCTGGCCGTCATGAGCCGTGCGATGGGCGGCTACATGCGCGGCATCGTCATCACGTCCGCCATTGCGGGCGTGCTGTCCTTCCTGGGCTTTGCCGCCATCGGACATCCCTACGCGAGCCTCATGGGCATCACCATGGGGGTGCTCCACTTCATCCCGGTCATCGGTCCCTGGGTCGCCGCGGCCCTCACCGCCCTGCTGGCGCTCTTCGTGTCGCCGCTGCTGTCCCTCGCCTCCATCCTGGTGTCGGTCGTCGTGCTCAACGTGACGGACAATCTCATCTCGCCGCTCGTCATGCGCTCGGCCGTCAAGATCCATCCGGTGCTCTCGCTGCTCGGCATCGTGATCGGCAGCGCGGTCGGCGGCGTCCTGGGCATGATGCTTGCCATACCGCTCACAGCCGCCGTGAGGTCGCTGTTCGTGTACTACTTCGAGCGGCACACGAACCGCCAGCTCGTGAGCTACGACGGCGCGCTCTTCCAGTCCACGCCCTTCCGGGATGACCACGGCGCCATCCAGCCCTCCTTCGATGCGCTCGACGACGACAAGTTCTTCGAGTCGACGCTTTTGGTCAATCCCGACAAGCCACCGGTGGCCGTGGCTGCGGAGCGGCCGCACGGCACGCATCGCTCGCTGGGCGAGCACCTCGCGGACCTGGTGGCTGCCGCACGGCGCCACGGTGGTCCCAAGGGCGGCGACACCCATGGTGATTCAGAGCAGGCGCCGCCTCCCCCTGCGCCGTGAGCTTCCTTTTTCCTCGCGGGAGTCTATCCTTATGGCGTTTGAACGCACGGGACGGCACGCGAGGAGAACCATGACCAGCGCTGACTACAAGACCATGACCACAGCTGAGGTCCGCGAGGACTTCCTCGCGTTCTTCGAGGGCAAGGGCTGCAGGCTCTATCCCTCCTCCTCGCTCGTCCCCGAGGATCCGTCGCTCCTGCTCGCCAACGCCGGCATGAACCAGTTCAAGGAATACTACCAGGGCCTCAGGACCATGCGGGAGATCGGGGCCACCTCCTGCCAGAAGTGCCTGCGCACCAACGACATCGAGAACATCGGTGACGCCAGCCACCTCTCCTTCTTTGAGATGTTGGGCAACTTCTCGTTCGGCGGCTACACCAAGGCCGATGCCATCGCCTGGGCCTGGGAGTTCATCTCGAGCCCCGAACATCTGGGCCTGCCCAAGGACCGCCTGTACATGACCGTCTTCGAGGATGATGACGAGGCCGTGGAGCTCTGGCATGCCCAGGGCGTGGCGTACGACCACATATCCCGTCTGGGTGCCGACGACAACTTCTGGGCCGCGGGCCCCTGCGGCCCCTGCGGCCCCTGCTCCGAGATCTACTTCGACCTGGGGCCAGAGTTTGCGGGGGAGCGACCTGGCGACGATGGTCCGCGCTTCCTGGAGTTCTGGAACCTCGTGTTCACGCAGTACGATCGCCAGGAGGACGGCTCCCTGCAGGAGCTGCCCCACCGCAACATCGACACGGGCATGGGGCTGGAGCGCATCGCCGCCATCATGCAGCATCAGGCCTCCAACTACGAGGGTGACATCCTGCGCTCGCTCATCGCCGTGGGAGAGGGGCTCGCGGACGTGCGCTACCACGACTCCGCCGCCACGGACAGGAGCCTGCGCATCCTGGCCGACCACTCCCGTGCCGTC contains:
- a CDS encoding AI-2E family transporter, translated to MNDTEGDERLGRARLVGMRTWAALGCCGLIGVALLVLGRIVPALELLLVGVVIGFVCSPITNALERRGIGRALGAFIALLVFLVVLVAAAVLIFPPFVSQLIEVLQHVPAYVGQFRSAFNDFWRQHGTSETANLQQGLSQYLNTFAGAGTTAASSLAEGITNGIVNNVIVTANNIFTFFLGLVVAYWLAKDYPTIARELSVIAGPRHEGELSVMLAVMSRAMGGYMRGIVITSAIAGVLSFLGFAAIGHPYASLMGITMGVLHFIPVIGPWVAAALTALLALFVSPLLSLASILVSVVVLNVTDNLISPLVMRSAVKIHPVLSLLGIVIGSAVGGVLGMMLAIPLTAAVRSLFVYYFERHTNRQLVSYDGALFQSTPFRDDHGAIQPSFDALDDDKFFESTLLVNPDKPPVAVAAERPHGTHRSLGEHLADLVAAARRHGGPKGGDTHGDSEQAPPPPAP